The genomic segment AAGGCCGACAACCTGGTGATTCAGGGCTGCACGATCGGCGAGATCCAGAACCACGGGATCACCAACCACCTGGCCTACCACCCGGCGGGGACCGAGCCCCGGCTCAAGAACCTCGTGATCAAGGACAACAAGGTCTACAACACCTGCCTGGAGAACCCCAAGAAGTCGGGCCAGGGGATCAGCGTCGCGGCGGACGGCTTTTTGGTCAGCGGCAACGAGGTGTGGGGCTGCAAGGACATCGGGATCGACATCTGGCTCGGGGCCACGCACGGGGAGGTGGTGGACAACTGGGTCCACGACAACGCCATGGGCATGTACGTGGACGGGGCGCGCTACGTCCGGATCCACCGCAACCGGATGAACGCGAACCGGCGCACGGGCCTGACGGTCTCCTCGGAGGACCCGGCCTTCACCACCCGCCACATCTGGATCTTCAACAACCTCTCCTACGATCACACCGCCGGCGACGGCATGTCGATGTGGGACAACTCGGGCATCGGGGCCACCGACGTGCTGTTCGCCAACAACACGCTGCTGAACAACCGCTCGACATTCACCTTCTTCGGAAGGGGCAACACGGCCGAGCTCATGAACAACCTGGGCTACGCGACCGGTCTTGCGACCTACGACGAGAGCGCCAGGTCGTCCTACGCCATGCACGACAACCTCTGGCTGACGAGCCCGACGGGCTTCGTCTCGGCGAGCGGCAAGGACTTCCGCCTGACGTCGTCCTCGCCGGCCATCAACAAGGGCAAGGCCCTGCCGGTGCTCAGGGACGACCTGGGCAACACCTACGCGATCAGCACCGACTACCAGGGGCTCGGCAGGGCGGTTTCCGCCGCTCCCGACGCCGGAGCCTACGAGCTGCAGTGAATCATCGCCCACGTCGCACCACGCATCAGCGACACATGCAACAGAGAAAAGGACGCCATGCGAAACAAGGTCACCTTCAACACGGTGGTTCAGATCGGCTCTCGCGTGCTCGAGCTGGGGAGCGCGCTCTTCGTCAACGCCTGGATCGCCCGGCACTGGGGCAGCGAGGCCTTCGGGCAGATTGGCCTCTACATGAGCCTCTCCGGGGTGTTCATCTTCATGTTCGACTTCGGGCTCGGCAACCTGCTGATCCGGACCATCGCCCAGAACCGAGCCCAGGCGCGTCACTTCGTGCTCAACGGTCTGGTCGCCCTGCTGCCCTTCTCGCTGCTCGGCAGCGCCGCGGTGATCGGGATCGGGGTGGCCATCACCTCCTCTCGAAATCTGGGCCTGCTCGTGCTGGTCGCCCTTCACCTCGTCCTGATCGCCGCCTTCCTGCTCCTCCGGGCGGCCTTCCATGCCTACGAGCGCATGGAGCTCGAGAGCCTCTCGGTCCTGTTCGAGCGGGCATGCTGGATCGCGGCGGGAGTGTGGCTCGCCCTCCGGCCGCCGTCTCTGGTCGCCTTCTTCACGTGCTTCACCCTCTGCAAGCTCCTCAACGTGCTGGTCGCGGGGGGGCTTTTCATCCGCCACATCCGGCCGCATGCCGAGCGGGCCGTCCTCAGGCTCGCGACGCAGTGGGGCCTGATCAAGCAGACCATCCCCTTCGGCCTGAGCTGGGCCTTCGACTGCATCAACTCCAGCTTCAACCTTCTCTTGCTCTCGCACCTGGTGGGCGGCGCGGAGGTGGGATGCTACCGGGCCGCCGGCACCCTGATCGCGCCGCTCTCCTTCGTCGCCGCCTCGCTCAACAGCTCCTTGCTTCCCAAGATGAGCGAGGCGGCGAGCGCGCAGGAGAAGACGCTCTTCTGTTCCTACAGCGAAGCCGCCAACCGCCTGATCCTGGCGGCGGGCATCCCGCTCGCCCTTTTCATCATCCTCTTCGCCCCGGCCATCATCCACACCGTTTACGGGGCGGGCTTCGAGCAGGCCGTCTTGCTGCTGCAGCTCCTCAGTCTCGCCATCCCGCTGCGCTTCCTGAGCCAGTCCGTCGCCACGACCCTCCTGGCTGGTGACCAGCAGGCCCGGAGCATGCGCTGCTTCGGGGCGGCCGCGGCCTTCAACCTGGCGGGCAATTTCGTGGTCCTGCCGCACTGGGGCTCGGTGGGGGCCTGCCTCGTGACCATCGCGACCGACCTCCTGGTGCTGATCCTCATGAGCCACCAGCAGGGCTTCTCGCTGGGCGGAAAGGTCATCGAGCTCTCGCCTGCCCTGAAGTGCCTGGCGATCGCTTGCCTCGTCCTGATCCCGCTCGCCTGGGCGGGGGTCCCCCTCCTTGCCGCGGCGCTCATCTTCGCGCTCCTCTACCCGCTCCTGCTGATCCGAGTCAAGGCGCTGTCTGCGTTCGAGACCAGGCTGCTCTGGAGACCCGCGAGTCTCTAGATCGAGCACCGCGCGCGTCCCTCTGGACCGAGAGCCGGTGAGGCCCCTCCCTTACCGGGAGGGGCCTCACCGGCTCTCGGCCTGGTCCCTGGGGGTGTCGCCGAGAAACCTTGGCGCTTTTGCCCTTCGAAGACCTCCGGCCGAGTGGAAGGATGGAGGGGTTCGCTTGGCCGGTCGTATCACTAGACGTCGTCCACCAACCTTCCGAAAGGAACCTTCCATGACGTACGACACGCAGCAGCACCAAGACCTGATCTCGTTTCTCTCGCGCCGCTGGCGCGTGCTGGGGCTCACCTTCGCGGTCGTGGTCGCGGCCGGGAGCGCAGCCCTTCCCTTCATCCCGAAGACGTACCAAGCCACGACCAAGCTGCTCATCGTGAGGAATGACCAGCGCATGGGCGGCTTCAACATCGCCAACGAGTCGCTGCCCCAGCTCACCATGGACAGCAAGCCGCTCCAGACGCAGGCCGAGCTGATCCGCGTCAGCCCGGTCCTGAGGGAGGTGATTGCCCGGCTGGACCTGAGGGCGGCGGACGGCAGGCCCCTCACGCCCGATCAGCTGGCCGACCAGATCGCGATCAACCCCATCAAGGGGACCGACCTCATCGAGGTCTCGTACACCGCGCGCGACCCGCAGCGCGCCCAGCAGGTCGTCACGACCCTCTGCAGCGTCTACCTCCAGCACACCGAGCGCTCTCGCCGCGAGGGGATCAGCGAGGGAATGAGGTACGTCGACGAGCAGCTCGAGGCCGCTCGGGTCAAGTATGCCGACACCGAGAGCCGCCTCCAGGCCTTCAAGCTCAAGGCCGGCAGCATCGCCCTGCCCCAGGAGATCCAGGCCTCCGTCCAGGCGCTGTACGATCTGGACCAGACCATCCGCATGCGCCGGCTCGACCTGGAGAGCGCCCGGGCGCGCGTCGCCACCCTGCGCTCCCAGCTCGGCATGACCTCCAGGGACGCCCTCGAGCTGGCCGCGATCACCCAGAATCCTCGCCTGCGTGAGCTCCAGGCGCAGCTGCTCGCCGCCGAGGCCTCGCCGCTTCGCTCGCAGGGGCTCGCCCCCGATCACCCCGAGATGCTCGCGCTCGCCGATCGGGTCGCCGTTCTCAAGCGATCCATCGAGGAGGAGATCCAGGGCACCCTCGGCCACAAGGCAACCGTGCGATCGCTCGGCGACGTCCAGCTGGGGCTGCTCCAGCAGCTCGTCATGGCCGAGACCGAGGTCCGCACCCTCGAGAGCAACCTGCATGCCGCCGAGCGGAGCCGCGCGAAGCTGAACGCCGGCTTGGCCGTTTTTCCCGGGCGAGAGCAGCAGCTGGCGCGCCTGAGCCGCGACGCTGAGGTCGCCAACCAGCTCTACCGGCAGCTGCTCCAGAAGCGGGAGGAGGCGCACCTGAGCAGGGCGGTGCCCTCGGCCTACGCCCAGGTCGTCCAGCCCGCCGAGCTTCCGGGCGAGCCGAGCTTCCCCAGGAAGGGGGTCTCGATTCCCGCCCTCTTCCTGCTGGGGCTCTCGACGGCCTTCGGCGCCGGGCTGCTGAGAGAGCAGCTCGATCGCTCGCTGCGCTCGCAGGAGCTCGCCGCCTGCCTCCCCGAGGTGGGGATCATCGCCAGCATCCCCACCCTCTCGCGGCACGAGCTGAGGCGCGGCGAGCTGGTCGTGAAGCACGCGTCGAGCCCCCAGTACGTGGAGGCCCTCAAGGCCCTGGCGATCGCGCTCGAGGATCGCTACCCGGCCGGCGGCGAGGGGGCGGTGCTCGCCCTCACCAGCAGCCTGCCGGGTGAGGGCAAGAGCGTCACGGTGGCCAATCTCGCCTTCTGCCTCGCCGAGGCGGGGTACCGGGTCCTCCTGGTGGACGGCGATCTCAACCGGCCGCGGCTCCACGCGGTCTTCGGGGAGGAGAACTCCAACGGGGGCCTGGCCGAGCTGCTCAGCGAGCGCATTCACCCCCAGGATGCCGTCCGCCAGGTCGGCAAGGTCGGCCTGGTGAAGGCCGGGAAGGCCAAGCTCAACATGGCGCGCCTCAAGCGCAACCTCAAGCCCGCCCTCGACGAGTGGCGCCAGGCGTACGACTTCGTCCTCTTCGATCTGCCCCCGCTCGGCATGTTCGCGAACGTGGCCTACTTCGCCAAGCAGTGCGACGGAGTCATGCTGCTGGCCAACCTTCAGCGGACCTCGCGCGAGGCCTTCGGGATGGGCCTCCAGCAGTTGCGGAGCACCCGCATCCCGCTCGTGGGGCTGGTCGCGGTTGCGCAGCGGGCCCCCCTGGTGCGGATGTCGGGCTACTACCTCAGCGCCGGGGAAGGGGAGCGCCCATGACGCGGCTCTCGATCGCAGGGGCAGGGGCGTCGCTGCGCCTCGTGCCCTGGTGCCTCTTCCTCTTCCTGCTGCCGTTCGAGCGCCTGATCATGGGCTTTCGCCTCTGGCTGCCCTACAACCTGCTCGGAGTGGGGGCGGCCCTCCTGCTGGCGCTCGCTCCCCATCATGCCGGCGCCCAGGCGAGACTGCAGAGCCTCGCGGTGGCGTTCCTGACGATGGTGCTCTCTTTGAGCTACTTCTTCTCGCTCGATCCGGATGCGTCCATGCGGATGCTCGTCCTGGTGGCCTTCCACTGGCTGACCTACGCCCTCGCCTCGCTGGCCTCGCTCTCACCCGGCGAGTTCGAGAACTCCCTGAAGGCGCTCATGTGGGGCGGGGCGTGCGCGGCCCTCGCGGCGATCACCGCCGCCACGATGGGCCAGATCGGGGATTTCGACGGGCTCGAGCGGCCGACGCTCGTCGTCGCCGGGGTGCAGACGGACCCGAACTTCTTCGCCGCGGGCCTGTTGATCCCCTACGCGATCGCCCTCTTCCACGCGAGAAAGCGCCCCTGGTGGGGCCTCGCCCTGGCCGTCCTGATCGGGGCGGGCGTCCTCCTTCCCCAGTCGCGAGGAGGAGCGATCGGCCTGGTGGTCGTGACGTTCGCGAGCCTCCTGATGGCGCGGCGCTGGAAGGCGGCCCTCTTCCTGGGCGGGGCCCTGCCGGCCCTGTACCTGACCTGCTCCGCTGCGCTAGGCCGCTTCGATCTGCTCAGCGACACGAGCGGGGCGGGGAGAACCCAGGTGTGGCAGGCCCTCCTGGCCAAGGGCCTCGACCACTGGGCCACCGGCATCGGGCTGGGGGCCTCTCCGCGGGTCACCTGGTCGGCAGCCGGCCTCTTCGAGGCCCTCGAGCCCCACAGCCTGTACCTCGAGGCCTTCGTCGAGGCGGGGATCCTGGGGGGGGTGGCCCTGCTCGTGGTGCTCACGACTCACCTCTGGGGCCGGCAGGGCCATCCCCTGGTCGGCCCCGTTCGCGCCGGCTTGCTCGGTTTGTTCGCCTCGGCGTTCTTCCTCCACTTCCTGCCCTTCAAGCTCATGTGGGTCGCCTGGATTCTAGGCTCCCACCTGACGTCGATGCGAGCGCGCGAGGCGACCCCGTCCGAGGCGCTCGTCAAGGATCTCGATCCCCCCGTTCCTTCGTACCCGCAACGTTGACCAGAGGAGGCAGCAGCCATGTCGCACCACACCTCGCACCCGACCCGCTGGGGTATCGTCCTGGCCTTTTTCGCCGTCCTGTCGGGACAGCTCCCGGCCGCCGCGCTCGGGGCCGACTACCGGCTGCGCGACGGCGACGCCGTGAGCGTCTCGGTGCTCGGTCACCCGGACCTCTCGGTCCAGGCGCAGCCCATCCGGCCCGGCGGCCAGATCTCGATGCCGCTCATCCAGGCGCTCTCGGCCCAGGGGAAGACGGTCTCCGAGCTGACCGACGAGCTGACCGGCGCTTATCGCCCCTTCCTGAACAAGCCCCAGATCAGCGTGACCGTCGCCAAGTTCCGCCCCATGCGCGTGACCATCCTGGGCCAGGTGGGCAGGCCGGGCACCTTCGACTTCGAGGAGGCGCCGACGCTGGTCGACGTGCTTGCCACCGCGGGGGGGCTGAGCGAGCGTGCCGCAAGAAACTCCATCAAGGTCGTGGGCCCCGCGGGCTCGGGCAAGACCTACGACCTCGATCGGCTGCTGTCTCGCCAGGAGAGCAACCCTCTGATCCAGGAGGGTTCGATCGTCGAGGTCGGGGAGGTCTGGGGGCCCGACCTCTACCGGGTGACCATCCCGTTGCTGGCGGCCTTCGTCTCTTCGGCGGTATGGCTCCTGCGCCCCTGAGCCCGGGGTTGCCCCGGTCGTCCCACAGGCCTTGAAGCTCCAACTTGCTCGCTGTGTAGGGAGGAATCGTATGTCGTCAGGATCCATGGACTACGCCCCGGAAGATTCGAAGCTCCTCTTCTCCCCGGCCCTCGCTCCCGACAGGGCCCTCGGCTCGGCCCTCCACGCCTGGCTGCTCGCTTTGCGCGAGGCCGATCGGCGCCTCATCCTGTTCCTCAACGATGGGGCCTGGACGACGGCCGCCGCGCTCGGCATGCTCGCCTGCTCGGCTTTGCCCCTCGCCCAGGGCGGCGGGCTGTTGCTCGCGTGGCTCGTCGTCTCGATGGGCTGCTTCTACTCCTCGGATCTCTACTCGCTCGGCTCGCGGGGGGCCCGCCCCCTGCTCAGGGGGATGGCGCTCGGGGCCTTGGCGGCGGCGCTCGTCGCCTGGCGCCTGGGGGCGCCCGCCGAGCTGTTCTTCGCCCTCGTGGCGGCGGCATGTCTTGGGGGCGGTGCCCTGCTGATCAGCCGCAGCCTCCTCACCGACCTGTTCGCCAGCGCCGCTTCGAGTCGCCGGATGCTCTTGCTGTGCGAGGAGGCAGAGGCCCTGGAGGTCGTCGACGAGATCCGGCGCCACCCCCAGTGCGGCCTGCTCGCGCTGGGCCTGGTGACCGACGCGGCAGCCGCTCCGAGCCTGGACACCCTTTCGGTGCTGGGGGCACCGAGCCACCTGCCCGCGCTGGTCGCTCACCTGCACTCCGACAGCATCCTCGCAGGCTCCGGCGCCCTGCGCGGAGCCGAGTGGCGAAGCCAGCTCGCCCCCCAGGAGGAAACCATCGACCTGCCCAGCCTCTTCGAGCGCCTGAGCCGCCGGATCCCCGTGCGCTACCTCGACGAGCGCTACTTCATCGAGCGCTTCACCTGGACGCGAGGCTTCGGCTACCGGATCGCCAAGCGCCTCATGGACCTCGCCTTCACCCTTGTTGGCCTGGTCCTCGCCCTCCCGCTCTTCCCCTTCGTCGCGGCCGCCATCTACCTGGTCGATCGGGGCCCGCTCTTCTACTCTCAGGAGCGCGTGGGCCTCAACGGGCGCAGGTTCAAGGTCTACAAGCTCCGCACCATGCGCGTCGACGCCGAGAAGGGCGGGGCGGTGTGGGCCAAGGCCGACGACGACAGGGTCACCCCGGTCGGGCGCTTCTTGCGCCGGAGCCGCCTCGACGAGGTCCCTCAGCTCTGGAACATCCTGCTGGGGGAGATGAGCCTGGTCGGGCCGCGCCCCGAGCGGCCCGAGTTCGTCGCGGAGCTTGAGCGCGCGATCCCCCATTACCAGTGCCGCCACCTCGTGCTGCCCGGCCTCACGGGCTGGGCCCAGGTCCGCTTTCCTTACGGGGCCTCGGTCCAGGACTCCGAGGAGAAGCTCAACTACGACCTCTACTACCTCAAGCACCGATCCTGGTGGTTCGACCTGCTCATCCTCCTGCGGACCGTCGGGGTGGTGCTCAACAAGACCGGCGCGCGCTGATTCGCCGCTGCGCGCGGATGTTAAGATGGTTCTTCCGGAGGCCATCCGGCGGCCGCCGTTCGTAGGGCGGCCGGGATGGCCTCGTGATTAGGAGGAACCATGGCCGTAGAATCCGCCCCCATCGCGATCGAGCTCCCCGACGGGTCCAAGCGTGAGGTCCCTGGGGGCTCGACGATCGCAGACCTCGCCGCCTCGATCAGCCGCAGCCTTGCCAAGAAGGCCGTCGCCGCCCGCCTCGACGGCGAGCTGGTCGACCTGTCGCGTCCCCTGACCCGCGAGGCCAAGGTCGAGATCCTGACCCAGGACGCCCCCGAGGCCCTCGAGGTCCTGCGCCACTCGACCGCGCACCTGATGGCCAACGCCGTCCAGCGCCTCTTCCCCGGCGCCAAGGTCACCATCGGCCCGGTCACCAGCGACGGCTTCTACTACGACTTCGACTACGAGCGCGCCTTCACCCCCGAGGACTTCGAGAAGATCGAGGCCGAGATGCGCAAGCTCTCGGGCGCCGACCTGAAGGTCAGCCGCGAGGAGGTCGCCGCGGGTGGCGGTGCGGCCAAGGCCGGCGAGTTCGAGGCCCAGGGCGAGCCCTACAAGGCCGAGATCCTGCGCGACATCCTCGAGAAGGACCCCCAGGCCGTGATCTCGCTCTACCACCAGGGCGACTGGTCGGACCTCTGCACCGGCCCGCACCTGAGCTCGACCGGCATCATCAAGCACTTCAAGCTGCTGAGCACCGCGGGCGCCTACTGGCGCGGCTCCGAGAAGAACAAGATGCTCAACCGCATCTACGGCACCTCCTACTTCTCGGACGCCGACCTCAAGGCCCACCTGACCCGCCTCGAGGAGGCCGCCAAGCGCGACCACCGCAAGCTCGGCAAGGAGCTCGAGCTGTTCATGTTCTCGGAGGCGGCGCCGGCCATGCCGTTCTTCCTGCCCAAGGGCGCCTACATCTACAACAAGCTCGTGGCCTTCATCCGGGATCTCTACGATCGCTACGACTACCAGGAGGTGATCACCCCGCTCGCCTACAGCCCGGAGATGTTCCGCACCAGCGGTCACCTCGGCAACTACAACGAGAACATGTACCGGCTGTGGACCGAGGACGAGTGCGCCCACGCCGAGCCGGGGCACCTGCACGAGGAGCTGCAGGCGGACTCCTTCGTGCTCAAGCCGATGAACTGCCCGAGCCACTGCCTGATCTTCGGTACCCGGCGGCGCTCGTACCGCGAGCTGCCCTGGCGCGTGGCGGATTTTGCCCGCCTGCATCGCTACGAGCGCGGCGGGGTGGTCCACGGCCTGGCGCGCGTGCGGTCGTTCTCGCAGGACGACGCGCACATCTTCTGCACGCCCGAGCAGGTCCCCGGCGAGATCGAGAGGTTCATCAAGTTCCTCTACGAGGTCTACGAGGTGCTGGGCTTCAGCGAGGTCCAGATCAAGCTGGCGACCCGCCCCGAGAAGCGCATCGGCTCCGACGAGCTCTGGGATCGAGCCGAGGCGGCGCTGGCCAAGGGCCTCGAGAGCGGCGGCCTGCCCTACGAGATCCTTGAGGGCGAAGGGGCCTTCTACGGCCCGAAGATCGAGTTCCACCTGAAGGACGCGATCGGCCGGACCTGGCAGCTGGGCACCATCCAGTACGACTCGAACCTGCCGGATCGCTTCGACCTGATCTACATCGGCGAGGACGGCAAGGAGCACCGGCCCGTGATGCTGCACCGCGCGATCCTGGGCTCGCTGGAGCGCTTCTTCGCGGTCTACCTGGAGCACTGCGCGGGGGCGTTCCCGCTGTGGCTCGCCCCGACCCAGGCCGTCGTCATCCCCATCTCCTCGGAGAATGACGACTACTGCACCGAGGTCCTCGCCAAGATGAAGGCGGCGGGCCTGCGCGTCGAGCTGGACAACCGCAACGAGAGCCTCAACTACCGCATCCGCGAGGCCCAGGTCCAGAAGATCCCCTACATGCTGGTCGTCGGCAAGAAGGAGGTCGAGCAGGGCACCCTGGCGCTGCGCAAGCGCACCGGCGCCCAGGAGGTCCTGAGCGTCCAGGAGGTCATCGACCGGCTGGTCGCCGAGGTCCAGACCAAGGCCCTTCCCCAGGCCGTCGAGGCCAAGTAGAGCGCCCGTGCAACAAGCCCCCGCCCCGGATTCCGGGGCGGGGGCTTGTTGCACGCCTAGTGGACGCGGCTGGGGAAGGGCATCTCCATCTGGCGGGTGGGGACGAGGTTGCGGTTGTGGCTGTAGCCGATCAGCTGGTTCAAGTCGTTGACGCGCCGGCCGATGTCGTCCAGGTGACGGACCGCGCCGGTGACGGGATCCGGGACGTCGTGGCCCGTCATGAAGGGCGAGAGGGTGGCGGGCTCGTTCGCCTTGCGCGGCCGGACCTGGAGGAAGGCCTCGCCGGGGGGGAGGGTCTGCAGGCCGCCCTCGCGCAGGTGGCAGCCGTTGCAGGTGTTGAGCGAGAACTTGAAGCGGGCCTCCGGGTTGACGCCCGAGGCCTTCCAGAACAGGGGCGGATCGCTGATGCCCGCCGGCGGGAAGTCGCCGGCGCCGGGCACGAGCGCCGAGCCCGCGAGCATCCCGGCGGGAACCTGGTGCTGCTCGGCGAGGATGTCCTGCTCGTTGCGCCTGATGTAGTTGGCGAGCGCCTGCGTGTCGTTGAGCGCGATCTGCGGGGTGAGGGCCACCGGCGCGGGTTCGAGCTGGCCGCCGCGGGCGACGTGGAACTCGCGCATCTCCCAGGGGTGGTCCTTGAGGAACTGGAAGAAGTTCACGAAGTTGACGGGGTCGGCGGGGTTGGGGGGGCCGAACTTCGCGATCGCCTCCTGGGTGGAGAGCTCGATCTCGTTGGTGCGCAGCTGGTTGAGGGCGCTGCCGTTGGGCTTCGCGCGGTTGGCGCCGCCCTTGGCGAAGACGTCGGTCAGCTTCTGGAGCTCGGCGTTGTACTGGGGCCCGAAGTTCATGGTGCCCAGCTTGTGCCACCGCATGGCCCAGTCGGTGACGAGCCCCATGCGGATCTTGGCCAGCTGCTTGTTGTTGGGATCGTCCATGCGGTCGTACTTCATGCCGCCGAGCATGTTGAAGTCGACGCCGTACTCGAAGATGACGGTGAACAGGGGGCGGAACGGGTTGTTCTCGCCCTGGTCCCTGAGGTCCACCACGCCGAAGACCAGGCGGCCCTCGCCGGCGTTGCCCACCTTGCGCAGGTCGACGCGATTGGTGATGGCCAGAAGGCGGAAGGGCGCCTTGCTCATGTCGAGCCGGCTACCACCGCTCGCCTGTTTCCATGGGTCGATGATCAGGTCCTTGATCGCCTTGCGGGCCTGGACCTTCTGGCCGTTGACGTAGACGTCCTTGGTCCACTGGTTGAGCCAGTTGAGCACGAACTGCTCGGTGTTCTTGCCGCCCGAAAGGCCGTTCATCAGGGCGCCGAAGCTCCAGGGGCCCATGCCCTTGGCCCGGTAGTCGTTGACCACGCTCAGGTCGGTGACGACCAGCTCCTTGTGGGCGGCGATGGGGGTCGGCTCGCCGGGAGCGAAGGAGCCGCCCGCCTGGGCCTCGCGAGAGTCGCCGCTCGGGGCGGCCAGGTTGCCCGCCTTCAGGTTACAGCCGACCAGGGAGAGCGCCATGGTGGACACGACCACCCCGCTCACGATGGATCCGATTCTGCTTCGCATGCACACACACCTCTCTAGCTGATGACGGAGCCGATTGCCGCGCCGGGGCGAACTCGATCCGGTCGGTCTGCGTCGGTTCTTGCTTCGTGTGGCGTTGCACATACGCCGTGGCAGGAAGGGGGCGATGGGGCCGGGGGACGGGGCCACTGCCAGGCAACCGCGTATCATCCTAGCCAGAGTCCCCCCATAATACTTGGTTGGTTTCATCAAGCTTGGTTGTTCGGATCGAAGCTCCCAGAGAGCTTGGGGCGAACTGAACAAGCGAGCGTCATTCCTCCGCCGCTATGATCGGCCGGCCCATCGCGGCGAGGAGGATCCCATGTTCATTCACATGATCGGCCTGAGCCATCGGACGGCGCCGGTCGCGGTGCGCGAGCGCGTCGCCGTGCCGGCGCACGGCCTGCAGGGGGCCCTCTCGGATCTCCTGGCGGATCCCGGCGTCCTCGAGGGGGTGATCCTCTCGACCTGCAACCGGACGGAGGTCTACGCGGTCACGGCGGATCCATCGCTCGGCATCGAGGCCCTGCGCCGCTTCGCGGCGCGCGGCGGTGCCGACGCGGGGGGCTTCGAGGCGCGCGCCCAGGGCGAGGCCGTCCTACACCTCATGCGGGTCGCCGCGGGGCTCGAGTCCCAGCTGCTGGGCGAGCACCAGATCCTCGCCCAGATCAAGGAGGCTCTCGCGGCCGCGCAGCACCAGCGCGCCGCCGGCGCCATCCTGGATGCGCTCTTTCGCTTCGCGCTCAGCGCGGGCAAGCGCGCACGATCCCAGACCGAGATCGCGCGCGGGGCCGTCTCGGTCTCGGGGGCCGCCATCCACCTGGCGCGCGAGCATTTCGGCTCGCTGCGGGGCCGCGCCATCCTCATCCTCGGCAGCGGCAAGATGGGCGAGCTCGCAGCCCGCCACCTCGCGGGCTCGGGGCTCGATCGGATCTACGTCGCCAGCCGCACGCAGGGGGCGGCCCGGCGCCTCGCCGA from the Pantanalinema sp. genome contains:
- a CDS encoding right-handed parallel beta-helix repeat-containing protein, producing KADNLVIQGCTIGEIQNHGITNHLAYHPAGTEPRLKNLVIKDNKVYNTCLENPKKSGQGISVAADGFLVSGNEVWGCKDIGIDIWLGATHGEVVDNWVHDNAMGMYVDGARYVRIHRNRMNANRRTGLTVSSEDPAFTTRHIWIFNNLSYDHTAGDGMSMWDNSGIGATDVLFANNTLLNNRSTFTFFGRGNTAELMNNLGYATGLATYDESARSSYAMHDNLWLTSPTGFVSASGKDFRLTSSSPAINKGKALPVLRDDLGNTYAISTDYQGLGRAVSAAPDAGAYELQ
- a CDS encoding flippase gives rise to the protein MRNKVTFNTVVQIGSRVLELGSALFVNAWIARHWGSEAFGQIGLYMSLSGVFIFMFDFGLGNLLIRTIAQNRAQARHFVLNGLVALLPFSLLGSAAVIGIGVAITSSRNLGLLVLVALHLVLIAAFLLLRAAFHAYERMELESLSVLFERACWIAAGVWLALRPPSLVAFFTCFTLCKLLNVLVAGGLFIRHIRPHAERAVLRLATQWGLIKQTIPFGLSWAFDCINSSFNLLLLSHLVGGAEVGCYRAAGTLIAPLSFVAASLNSSLLPKMSEAASAQEKTLFCSYSEAANRLILAAGIPLALFIILFAPAIIHTVYGAGFEQAVLLLQLLSLAIPLRFLSQSVATTLLAGDQQARSMRCFGAAAAFNLAGNFVVLPHWGSVGACLVTIATDLLVLILMSHQQGFSLGGKVIELSPALKCLAIACLVLIPLAWAGVPLLAAALIFALLYPLLLIRVKALSAFETRLLWRPASL
- a CDS encoding polysaccharide biosynthesis tyrosine autokinase, which produces MTYDTQQHQDLISFLSRRWRVLGLTFAVVVAAGSAALPFIPKTYQATTKLLIVRNDQRMGGFNIANESLPQLTMDSKPLQTQAELIRVSPVLREVIARLDLRAADGRPLTPDQLADQIAINPIKGTDLIEVSYTARDPQRAQQVVTTLCSVYLQHTERSRREGISEGMRYVDEQLEAARVKYADTESRLQAFKLKAGSIALPQEIQASVQALYDLDQTIRMRRLDLESARARVATLRSQLGMTSRDALELAAITQNPRLRELQAQLLAAEASPLRSQGLAPDHPEMLALADRVAVLKRSIEEEIQGTLGHKATVRSLGDVQLGLLQQLVMAETEVRTLESNLHAAERSRAKLNAGLAVFPGREQQLARLSRDAEVANQLYRQLLQKREEAHLSRAVPSAYAQVVQPAELPGEPSFPRKGVSIPALFLLGLSTAFGAGLLREQLDRSLRSQELAACLPEVGIIASIPTLSRHELRRGELVVKHASSPQYVEALKALAIALEDRYPAGGEGAVLALTSSLPGEGKSVTVANLAFCLAEAGYRVLLVDGDLNRPRLHAVFGEENSNGGLAELLSERIHPQDAVRQVGKVGLVKAGKAKLNMARLKRNLKPALDEWRQAYDFVLFDLPPLGMFANVAYFAKQCDGVMLLANLQRTSREAFGMGLQQLRSTRIPLVGLVAVAQRAPLVRMSGYYLSAGEGERP
- a CDS encoding O-antigen ligase family protein, yielding MTRLSIAGAGASLRLVPWCLFLFLLPFERLIMGFRLWLPYNLLGVGAALLLALAPHHAGAQARLQSLAVAFLTMVLSLSYFFSLDPDASMRMLVLVAFHWLTYALASLASLSPGEFENSLKALMWGGACAALAAITAATMGQIGDFDGLERPTLVVAGVQTDPNFFAAGLLIPYAIALFHARKRPWWGLALAVLIGAGVLLPQSRGGAIGLVVVTFASLLMARRWKAALFLGGALPALYLTCSAALGRFDLLSDTSGAGRTQVWQALLAKGLDHWATGIGLGASPRVTWSAAGLFEALEPHSLYLEAFVEAGILGGVALLVVLTTHLWGRQGHPLVGPVRAGLLGLFASAFFLHFLPFKLMWVAWILGSHLTSMRAREATPSEALVKDLDPPVPSYPQR
- a CDS encoding polysaccharide biosynthesis/export family protein; amino-acid sequence: MSHHTSHPTRWGIVLAFFAVLSGQLPAAALGADYRLRDGDAVSVSVLGHPDLSVQAQPIRPGGQISMPLIQALSAQGKTVSELTDELTGAYRPFLNKPQISVTVAKFRPMRVTILGQVGRPGTFDFEEAPTLVDVLATAGGLSERAARNSIKVVGPAGSGKTYDLDRLLSRQESNPLIQEGSIVEVGEVWGPDLYRVTIPLLAAFVSSAVWLLRP
- a CDS encoding sugar transferase → MSSGSMDYAPEDSKLLFSPALAPDRALGSALHAWLLALREADRRLILFLNDGAWTTAAALGMLACSALPLAQGGGLLLAWLVVSMGCFYSSDLYSLGSRGARPLLRGMALGALAAALVAWRLGAPAELFFALVAAACLGGGALLISRSLLTDLFASAASSRRMLLLCEEAEALEVVDEIRRHPQCGLLALGLVTDAAAAPSLDTLSVLGAPSHLPALVAHLHSDSILAGSGALRGAEWRSQLAPQEETIDLPSLFERLSRRIPVRYLDERYFIERFTWTRGFGYRIAKRLMDLAFTLVGLVLALPLFPFVAAAIYLVDRGPLFYSQERVGLNGRRFKVYKLRTMRVDAEKGGAVWAKADDDRVTPVGRFLRRSRLDEVPQLWNILLGEMSLVGPRPERPEFVAELERAIPHYQCRHLVLPGLTGWAQVRFPYGASVQDSEEKLNYDLYYLKHRSWWFDLLILLRTVGVVLNKTGAR